In Saccharicrinis fermentans DSM 9555 = JCM 21142, a genomic segment contains:
- a CDS encoding group II intron maturase-specific domain-containing protein translates to MHKKSLFFLGFEFRVIRSKFAWNRKNYTNVRPSMKSRSKLFANIRELLAKRRHWKIEPLLYKLNSLLIGWLNYFSISKVTHIWETIKVIIKHLDYKLFKWLKSKGRKAHKSLRQRPYSTFVQSKRLLDLEKYARLKTLAKAQ, encoded by the coding sequence GTGCATAAGAAAAGCCTATTCTTTTTGGGGTTTGAGTTCAGGGTAATCCGCTCCAAATTCGCTTGGAACAGGAAGAACTATACCAACGTCCGCCCGAGTATGAAATCAAGGAGTAAACTCTTTGCCAACATTCGTGAGCTTTTAGCAAAACGTAGGCATTGGAAGATTGAACCTTTGCTTTACAAGCTCAACTCATTATTAATAGGTTGGCTTAATTATTTCTCTATAAGTAAGGTAACGCACATTTGGGAAACCATAAAGGTTATCATCAAACACTTGGATTATAAACTATTTAAATGGCTCAAAAGCAAAGGACGTAAAGCGCACAAGTCGCTTCGCCAGCGACCATACAGTACTTTTGTACAAAGCAAAAGGCTGTTAGACTTGGAAAAGTATGCACGCTTGAAAACCCTTGCGAAAGCTCAATGA
- a CDS encoding reverse transcriptase domain-containing protein, whose product MENRTTYIDASLLVSPSSFLTDERVREFQRKLYIRAKQDKEFKAYSLSDKMSLDYVIEESYRRVKQNYSKGTGVDKMSFADIEKYGVSKFLKELQTELRTNTYRSQAVRQVEIPKEKKGEFRMLGIPTIKDRVAQMAVKMLIEPLWEADFITTSYGFRPKRGAQDAIKQIKQNIYDGHHFIYDADLSKYFDTIPHDKLFVLLKERISDKGILDIIEQWLTAPKQLKNGKLLSSTAGTPQGGVISPLLSNIYLHAFDRIVNNSKSKFSKANIRIVRYADDFVLMGTYYYSREILAHIDSLMTRMGLTINKEKTTI is encoded by the coding sequence ATGGAAAACAGAACGACCTATATTGACGCAAGTCTATTAGTAAGTCCATCGTCATTTCTGACCGATGAAAGAGTTCGTGAATTCCAAAGGAAGCTATACATTAGAGCCAAGCAAGACAAGGAATTTAAAGCATATAGTTTAAGCGACAAGATGAGCTTAGACTATGTGATAGAGGAATCCTATCGTAGAGTAAAACAGAATTATTCCAAAGGCACAGGAGTTGACAAGATGTCGTTTGCAGATATTGAGAAATATGGTGTATCCAAATTCCTCAAGGAGTTGCAAACAGAACTTCGTACCAATACCTACCGAAGTCAGGCTGTTCGTCAGGTAGAAATCCCGAAGGAGAAGAAAGGTGAGTTTCGCATGTTGGGTATTCCCACCATAAAAGACAGAGTAGCACAAATGGCTGTTAAGATGCTGATTGAGCCACTTTGGGAAGCCGACTTTATTACTACTTCATATGGATTTAGACCCAAACGGGGGGCACAGGATGCAATCAAGCAAATCAAACAGAATATCTACGATGGACATCATTTCATCTATGATGCAGATTTATCGAAATACTTCGATACCATTCCTCACGATAAACTGTTTGTACTGCTTAAAGAACGCATCAGTGACAAAGGAATTCTGGATATTATCGAACAGTGGTTAACAGCCCCAAAACAATTAAAGAACGGAAAGTTGTTGTCGAGTACAGCAGGTACGCCGCAAGGAGGGGTTATTAGTCCATTGTTATCGAATATTTACCTACATGCTTTTGACCGAATAGTCAATAATTCAAAGAGTAAATTCTCCAAAGCAAACATACGAATTGTGCGTTATGCCGATGACTTTGTGCTTATGGGAACTTACTATTACAGCAGAGAAATATTAGCACATATCGATTCATTAATGACACGGATGGGGCTTACCATCAATAAGGAAAAGACAACTATTTAG
- the drt3b gene encoding antiviral reverse transcriptase Drt3b, whose product MRNRKGKIIGYKKERVVLSDILPYEVPPYFSNRYFYNFLVNKKVCLVGDELRFKKDNSKITEQIIRLLFGFDKTKTKKSFEDYDYYQITDKNLITIPFSFRIAHKDDDYRELAVIHPINQLQLVQFYDKYKSNIKDATNKSQFSLRKPSKVASLKYYKDKTHTNKHSNNEEIEIIESSNKEYTSLKTYFSYQTCSNIFEFYESYEYQRAEKRFDKLLKFDISRCFDSIYTHSITWALLNKRAVKEYLAPKFKTTFGHKFDEMMQRMNYNETSGIVIGPEFSRIFAEIILQRVDKEVEKALYQLKLENEGDSKFEYKKGYDVYRYVDDYFVFYSDDSVKSEILKLYKIELQKYNLYFNESKTELFSKPIITNITIAKEEIRKLVEHSLIFKLDKDESRSQLGIKYYSAKDIITNYKLILANTNTSYKDLQNYFLVIIFNKVRKMVSQIGTEQKKLLKMYKDIDNIEAEELEKQEKIVKVYFNNIFDNFNEIIELSFFVYTVLPRVSYSIKLCHILHRIIDFVKNQEKSKQKLLGNDTFNDDKLKYIAFDFDRKHSVYKKIYDGILMVFSKNKTLKYAQIETLYLLPIVNELGEHYSFSEETIFEHFRINEKEGSELNYFTIISLLNHIENKKEYRRIRRALNKITRQKISNYESSKAEDVYLLVDLLVCPYVADKEEDLEDFRLKILNKIGFFEDGVEKPKKKEILKLINKQLVNVYCDWNNKNYGVELNTKRGHSVY is encoded by the coding sequence ATGCGTAATCGTAAAGGGAAAATAATTGGCTACAAAAAAGAAAGGGTTGTACTTTCTGATATATTGCCGTATGAGGTACCTCCGTATTTTTCAAATAGGTATTTCTATAATTTCTTGGTAAATAAAAAGGTTTGTCTTGTTGGTGATGAATTAAGATTTAAAAAGGACAATTCTAAGATAACAGAGCAGATAATCCGTCTCTTATTTGGTTTCGATAAAACAAAGACAAAGAAATCATTTGAAGATTACGATTATTATCAGATTACTGATAAAAACCTTATTACAATTCCATTTAGTTTTAGGATTGCACATAAAGATGATGACTATAGGGAACTTGCCGTTATCCATCCAATAAATCAACTTCAATTAGTCCAATTCTATGACAAATACAAGTCTAATATTAAAGATGCAACAAATAAAAGCCAATTCTCTTTACGTAAACCCAGTAAAGTTGCCTCTCTAAAATACTATAAGGACAAAACTCACACAAACAAACACAGTAATAACGAAGAGATTGAAATCATAGAAAGTTCAAACAAAGAATATACAAGCTTGAAGACTTATTTTTCTTACCAAACTTGTAGTAACATCTTTGAATTTTACGAATCATATGAATACCAAAGGGCTGAAAAAAGATTTGACAAGCTATTAAAATTTGATATTTCAAGGTGTTTTGATAGTATCTATACACATTCGATTACCTGGGCATTACTGAATAAAAGAGCGGTTAAGGAATACCTTGCACCTAAATTTAAAACAACATTTGGTCACAAGTTTGACGAAATGATGCAAAGGATGAATTATAATGAAACTAGCGGAATAGTTATTGGTCCAGAATTTTCCAGAATCTTTGCGGAAATTATTCTTCAAAGAGTAGATAAAGAGGTTGAGAAGGCTCTTTACCAGTTGAAATTAGAAAATGAAGGCGATTCTAAGTTCGAATACAAAAAGGGTTATGACGTTTATCGTTATGTAGATGACTATTTTGTTTTTTATAGTGATGATAGCGTAAAAAGTGAAATATTGAAGCTTTATAAGATTGAACTTCAGAAATATAACTTATACTTTAACGAATCGAAAACAGAACTATTCAGTAAGCCCATAATTACAAATATTACTATTGCAAAAGAAGAAATCAGAAAGCTTGTTGAGCATTCTTTAATATTCAAACTTGACAAAGATGAGTCTAGAAGTCAGCTTGGCATTAAGTATTATTCAGCCAAAGACATTATCACTAATTATAAACTTATCCTTGCCAATACAAATACATCTTACAAAGATTTACAAAACTACTTCCTTGTAATCATTTTTAATAAGGTAAGAAAAATGGTATCCCAAATTGGAACAGAGCAGAAAAAACTGCTTAAAATGTATAAGGATATAGATAACATTGAGGCAGAAGAGTTAGAAAAACAAGAAAAAATTGTGAAAGTATATTTCAACAATATATTTGATAATTTTAATGAGATAATTGAGCTGTCATTTTTTGTTTATACTGTTTTACCTAGAGTTTCGTATTCTATTAAACTGTGCCATATTTTACATCGAATTATTGATTTTGTCAAAAATCAAGAAAAATCAAAACAAAAGCTTTTGGGTAATGACACATTCAATGATGACAAGCTTAAATATATTGCTTTTGATTTTGATAGAAAGCACTCTGTTTACAAAAAAATATATGATGGGATTTTAATGGTGTTCTCAAAAAACAAAACACTCAAATATGCTCAAATTGAAACCTTATATCTTCTTCCAATTGTTAATGAATTAGGTGAACACTATTCATTCTCCGAAGAAACTATTTTTGAGCATTTTAGAATAAATGAAAAGGAAGGTAGTGAGCTAAATTATTTTACAATTATATCATTGCTAAATCACATTGAGAATAAAAAAGAATATCGAAGGATTCGGCGTGCATTAAATAAAATTACAAGACAAAAAATCTCAAATTATGAATCATCTAAAGCAGAAGATGTATATTTGTTAGTTGACCTTTTGGTTTGTCCATATGTTGCTGACAAGGAGGAGGATTTAGAAGATTTTCGACTTAAAATTTTAAATAAAATTGGCTTCTTTGAAGACGGTGTCGAAAAACCAAAGAAGAAAGAAATTTTAAAACTTATAAATAAACAACTTGTAAATGTCTACTGTGATTGGAATAACAAAAACTATGGTGTTGAATTAAATACTAAACGTGGTCATAGTGTATATTAA
- the drt3a gene encoding antiviral reverse transcriptase Drt3a has translation MKDQTFSAKNFQIIFDTENRKGNDIEKRFPEIFNDSIEIRKTIKTLNQNIHRENDKTRKSELKERRNTLKKEREKSIIEVLEQISSKVNKSGFAVNVLEGAVYGKTSYSLEKSVENVFLSKQLQQNISQTYKIRQSSRYEIVSLLINLIEDEFPKVIIRTDIKSFYESIPQNKVIQKIKEDNLLSLKTQRFIGEILKGYNSATGQTKDYKGVPRGVGVSAYLSELYMRAIDNRIKELPDLVFYARYVDDIIAVFTPEKEEKGLPKRYKGQIKTIIDENNLSINDRKTIPINLIPGLKSIELNNSSCKSIEFLGYKIGSKKIEKEKKDGSGVETKYVLSVEMTENKLNRYKQKIKLAYDDFKNKKTRNRQRAFKLLLARMDYLSSNTKLRNNKSKVFVGIYYSSPFLQNAESLEQLNKSSQWRISRFGFTVEEKEKLSNCDFVKGFEEKKFKKLPLIKKTYKNHNANKSNSTNKGVLQFGLSEITKIWKNA, from the coding sequence ATGAAAGACCAAACATTTTCAGCTAAAAACTTTCAAATAATTTTCGACACTGAAAATCGAAAAGGTAATGATATTGAGAAAAGGTTTCCTGAGATTTTCAATGATTCAATTGAGATACGAAAAACAATAAAGACTCTTAATCAGAACATTCACAGAGAAAATGATAAAACTAGAAAATCCGAGCTTAAAGAAAGGAGAAACACCTTAAAAAAAGAACGAGAAAAGTCTATAATTGAAGTTCTCGAACAGATATCAAGCAAGGTTAACAAATCAGGTTTTGCGGTCAATGTACTTGAAGGAGCTGTCTATGGAAAAACAAGTTATTCATTAGAAAAATCTGTTGAAAATGTTTTTTTATCAAAGCAATTACAACAAAATATTAGTCAAACATATAAAATACGGCAATCATCAAGGTATGAAATAGTAAGCCTCCTTATAAACCTAATAGAAGATGAATTTCCTAAGGTTATCATTAGAACTGATATAAAAAGCTTCTATGAATCAATTCCACAGAATAAGGTTATACAAAAGATAAAAGAAGATAATCTTTTAAGTCTAAAAACTCAAAGATTCATTGGGGAAATTCTAAAAGGGTATAACTCAGCAACTGGTCAGACGAAAGATTATAAAGGTGTGCCAAGAGGAGTTGGAGTGAGTGCATACTTGTCAGAATTATATATGCGTGCAATTGACAACAGAATAAAAGAACTACCTGATTTAGTATTTTATGCAAGATATGTTGATGACATCATTGCTGTTTTCACTCCTGAAAAAGAAGAAAAAGGTTTACCTAAAAGATATAAAGGTCAAATAAAAACAATTATAGACGAAAATAATCTTTCAATAAATGATAGAAAAACAATACCAATTAATCTAATTCCCGGATTAAAATCAATTGAGTTAAACAACTCTAGCTGCAAGTCGATAGAGTTTCTCGGTTATAAAATCGGAAGCAAAAAGATAGAAAAAGAAAAGAAGGATGGTAGCGGTGTTGAAACTAAATATGTATTATCAGTCGAGATGACTGAAAACAAGCTTAATCGGTATAAGCAAAAAATTAAACTTGCTTACGACGATTTTAAAAATAAAAAAACAAGAAATAGACAACGTGCATTTAAACTACTTTTGGCGAGGATGGATTATTTATCTTCAAATACAAAGCTCAGAAATAATAAGAGTAAAGTGTTTGTGGGCATTTATTATTCTAGCCCATTTCTTCAAAATGCTGAATCTCTTGAACAGCTTAATAAGTCAAGCCAGTGGAGGATTAGTAGATTTGGTTTTACAGTCGAAGAGAAAGAAAAATTATCAAACTGTGATTTTGTAAAAGGCTTTGAAGAAAAAAAGTTCAAAAAATTACCATTGATAAAAAAGACTTACAAAAATCACAATGCAAACAAATCAAATTCAACGAATAAAGGAGTATTACAATTTGGACTCTCTGAAATAACTAAAATTTGGAAAAATGCGTAA
- a CDS encoding DEAD/DEAH box helicase, which translates to MNDIIKKIISGEDIDSIFGYVLDRLFKIGPVSVTDMEILSYLKLYQPEKFDSYKNSVLNYMGVFYKETERKTLKEIVFGQYRKHLEDTYQKEYTPVQANIVQGIDNNNCFSFSAPTSTGKSYVFINRILETTNDVVVVVPSRALINEYYLKLSELITDKTVNILTFIDKINTKIARRNVFIVTPERCRELFKHKEEFSVDLFLFDEAQLSNENSKRGLYFDSIVRRSYKAYPEAKFIFAHPFVRNPESQIVKNHFNPEHSFAIQYTQKNVGQLFLCSDDEWNFYHFGIDKNIMGQRKLKCEFDPIEDVIRNKGSVLFYVSKSKIYNKGFLNQFSKYIDLCNEIENERIEKYIELLKQYTGGDTVANKNHYSQMIALLKKGIVIHHGSLPLQTRIIIEQFTKEGLCRLCFATSTLEQGINMPFDVVFLDRLENSKPLSVKNLIGRAGRSSLDSKFDFGYVIVGSQAKMSNFRKIMNQDEELDFVSALEKDDEHDDDYNEFKKAILNDTYSDEFNLTNNDIEKLTDSQIDDIIKSILDSVFTDGYLIPLNVISSDSRNRLQLYTYFQELYSVYLGRYLERGEQNVFNTAIKIILWRIYGKTFKNICWYRYSYASKSHEREQLERFGRSTDILEASFYTEYKDLPDKNINVYSALNGVKAKDVDYDLIMYDTYDYIDKLIGFKLSDVFYAAFYKYYERKNDEQALKLAKYIKYGTDNERHIWMLRYGLSFEDIEILDRHIDTINSEGIQFKESILQVSDEDKISIERFLN; encoded by the coding sequence ATGAATGATATAATTAAGAAAATAATTTCAGGCGAAGATATTGACTCAATCTTCGGTTATGTCTTGGATAGGCTTTTTAAAATTGGGCCTGTCTCAGTAACAGATATGGAAATTCTATCCTATTTGAAATTATATCAACCTGAAAAATTCGATTCTTATAAAAACTCTGTTTTAAACTACATGGGAGTTTTTTACAAGGAGACAGAGCGAAAAACTCTAAAAGAAATAGTTTTTGGGCAATACAGAAAACATTTAGAAGACACTTATCAAAAAGAGTACACTCCTGTTCAAGCAAATATTGTTCAAGGAATTGACAACAATAATTGTTTTAGTTTTTCAGCACCAACTAGTACTGGGAAATCGTACGTCTTCATAAATAGAATATTGGAAACCACAAATGACGTTGTAGTTGTTGTTCCTTCACGTGCGCTAATAAACGAATACTACCTGAAATTAAGCGAATTGATTACAGATAAGACTGTAAATATTCTAACTTTCATAGATAAAATAAACACAAAAATTGCACGGCGAAATGTTTTTATTGTTACTCCAGAAAGGTGTCGAGAATTGTTTAAACACAAAGAAGAATTTTCTGTAGACCTTTTCTTATTTGATGAAGCTCAATTAAGTAATGAAAATTCAAAAAGAGGATTGTACTTTGACAGTATTGTAAGACGAAGTTATAAAGCATATCCTGAAGCAAAATTTATATTTGCACATCCTTTTGTTAGAAATCCAGAATCTCAAATTGTTAAGAATCATTTTAATCCGGAGCATTCCTTTGCTATTCAGTATACTCAGAAGAATGTTGGACAACTTTTCTTATGTTCTGACGATGAATGGAATTTTTATCATTTTGGAATTGATAAGAATATTATGGGGCAAAGGAAACTCAAATGCGAATTTGACCCTATAGAAGATGTTATTCGCAATAAAGGGTCTGTTTTATTTTATGTTTCAAAGTCAAAAATTTATAACAAAGGTTTCTTAAATCAGTTTAGCAAATATATAGACCTCTGCAATGAAATTGAAAATGAACGAATAGAAAAATACATTGAATTACTCAAGCAATATACGGGTGGGGATACAGTTGCAAATAAAAATCATTATTCGCAAATGATAGCTTTATTAAAAAAAGGTATAGTAATTCATCACGGTTCACTTCCATTACAGACTAGAATTATTATTGAGCAATTTACAAAGGAAGGATTGTGTCGATTATGCTTTGCGACATCAACGTTAGAACAAGGAATAAATATGCCTTTTGATGTTGTATTTCTTGATAGATTAGAAAACAGTAAGCCTTTATCGGTTAAAAATCTTATTGGCAGAGCAGGAAGGTCAAGTTTGGATTCTAAATTTGATTTCGGTTATGTTATTGTCGGTTCTCAAGCTAAGATGTCAAATTTCAGAAAGATTATGAATCAGGATGAAGAACTTGATTTTGTTTCTGCATTGGAAAAAGACGATGAACATGATGACGATTACAATGAATTTAAGAAAGCGATATTAAATGACACCTATTCCGATGAATTTAATTTAACTAATAATGATATTGAGAAATTAACAGACAGTCAAATCGATGATATAATTAAAAGCATTTTAGACTCTGTTTTTACTGATGGATATTTAATTCCATTGAATGTTATAAGTAGTGATTCTCGAAATAGATTACAACTCTATACTTATTTTCAAGAGTTATATTCTGTTTATCTAGGCAGGTATCTTGAAAGAGGAGAACAAAATGTTTTTAATACTGCTATTAAGATTATTCTTTGGAGAATATATGGTAAAACTTTTAAAAACATTTGTTGGTACAGATATTCATATGCTAGTAAATCTCACGAAAGAGAGCAATTAGAACGTTTTGGTAGAAGTACTGATATTCTTGAAGCTTCATTTTACACGGAATATAAAGATTTACCAGATAAAAACATAAATGTATATAGTGCTTTAAATGGGGTTAAAGCAAAGGATGTCGATTATGATTTAATTATGTATGATACATATGATTATATTGATAAACTTATAGGTTTCAAGTTAAGCGATGTTTTCTATGCAGCATTCTATAAATATTATGAAAGAAAAAATGATGAACAGGCTCTAAAACTTGCAAAATATATTAAGTACGGTACGGATAATGAACGTCATATATGGATGTTGCGATATGGATTATCATTTGAAGATATTGAAATATTAGATAGGCATATTGATACAATAAACTCGGAGGGAATTCAATTTAAAGAATCAATTTTACAAGTCTCTGATGAAGATAAAATATCGATAGAAAGATTTTTGAATTAA